The genome window GCGGGGTCGCCTACGGCCACCCCGACTACTACGCCGCCTGGGCGGTCGTCAGCGTCCTGAGCGGCGGGAGCAGCTCCCGGCTGTTCACTGAAGTCCGCGAGAATCGCGGGCTGTGCTACTCGATCTACGCGACGCTGCACTCCCTCCTCGTCGAAGGCCGGATCCTGGCCTATGCGGGGACGACCGCCGAGCGGGCCCAGGAGACCCTGGACGTCTCGCTCCAGGTCATTCGGGAGCTCACGAACGGGATCGATCCGGCGGAGCTCGACCGCTGCCGGACGCGGGCCAAAAGCTCGCTGATCATGCAGCAGGAATCGACGATGTCCCGCTCCTCCTCGCTCAGCCGGGACTGGTTCTACCTGAACCGGGTCAACACGCTGAACGAGATCCGGCGGCAGATCGATGCCCTGACGGTCGAGCGGCTCCTGGACTACCTGGCCCGCTTCCCTCTCGACGAATTCACTGTCTTGACTGTCGGACCCGAGCCGCTGGAGATTAAATTGACGGCGTGACCGGCCGCATCGGGCCTCGAGGTGCGACCGGTCGGCGGAGGTCGCGTCCGCGAGGAAATGCACGACGAAGGAACGTCAGCGACACCGTCCCAGCAACACCGCCCGGCCACGGAGATTTCTCAATATGACGCCTCTTGAATCGCTCATTTCCAGCGGCACGAAGCTCTGGCTCGACAGCATCGACCCGGACCTCGTCGAGGAAAACCGGAAGTTCGGCGCGACGGGAGCGACGTCGAACCCGATCATCGTGGCGGACCTCGTCAAGACGGGCCGCTTCGATGGCGAGATCACCCGGTTGATCAACGCGAACCTCAACGATGAAGAGATCGCCTGGAAGCTGACGGACAAGTTCGTCCGGGACGCCCAGTCGGTCTTCGCGGAAGTCCACCGCGTCACGAACGGCAACGACGGCTACGTCAGCTTCGAACTCGATCCGCTGCTGGAAGACGTCGACTGCCCGCTCACGACGGAGCAGCGGGCGGAGCAGTACATCGAGCTCGGCAAGAAGTGGGCGGCGGGGCACACGAACCGGATGATCAAGGTTCCGGCGACCCCCGCCGGGCTGGCGGCCCTGGAAGGGCTCTCGGCGGCTGGGATCACGCTGAACGTGACGCTGATCTTCAGCTCGCGGCAGTACCACGCGGCCCGCGAGGCGGTGTGGCGCGGAGCCCAGAAGCGGGCGAACCCCAAGACGCTCAAGTCCGTCTACAGCATCTTCGTCAGCCGGATCGACGTCTACACGGCCAAGCACGCCCCGACGCTGAGTGCCGAGGCCCAGGGACTGGTCGGCATCGTCAACGCCCAGCGGATCTGGCAGGACAACCAGCAGTGGTGGAAGGACAAGAGCCTCCCGCTGCAGCAGGAGATGATCTTCGCCAGCACCGGGACGAAGGACCCCAAGCTCCCGCCGGACAAGTACGTCGCGGCTCTCGCCGGCTCCGACATCCAGACCAATCCCCCGGCGACGAACGCCGCCGTCCAGAAGCTGGAAGGGAAGCGGTACACGAAGCAGGTCGACAAGCTCCCGCCGGCGAGCGTCCTCAAGGACATCGACGCCAAGGTGGACTTCGAGCATCTGGAAAAGACCCTCATGGAAGAGGGGCTGCAGAAGTTCTCGGATCCGCAGAAGGCGCTGATCAAGCTGATTCAGGGGAAGCGGTCGACGACGGAGACGAAGGTCTTCACCAGTCCGATCCTGGACGCCTGAGCCCTTTCGCCCGGTTTGCCGGTTGTGTCACGAGGAACCCGCGACCCTGTCGCGGGTTTCCCTTTTTTGGAGTGGAGCGGTGACGGACGAAGGCGCAGCATCGGGAGAGCCGCTTCGGCTCGATCAGTTCCTCAAGCTGTCCGGGGTGGTCGACAGCGGCGGCCACGCGAAGGTGCTGATCCAGAGCGGCGAGGTGAAGGTCAACGGAGAGACCGAGACCCGCCGGCGGCGAAAGTTGGCGGGAGGGGAGACGGTGGAGCTCGGTGGCAAGCGGATGACGGTCCCGCCGCAGCCGTTGTGAACTGGGGAAATCGATTCCGCTGGCTCGAACCTCGTCCTTGCCGGCACGACCTCCATAGCTCTAACCCAACGTGCGACGGCAGCCGGGGTCAAGGGGGCAACCCCTTGCCGCCGGAGGCGCTCCAATGAGGAACCGTGGGACATAACGGACGTCCGCATTGTGGAACCGGCGTTGAGGACTCACCGCTCGCCTCACATCCCCGCGGGTTGGTGAAGGGGCATCCGGCACGTTGTCCGCGCTTGGCACGCGTTCCTTCAGACAATTCTCGACGAGACAGCCTCCGGCGGGCAGGGGGTGGCCCCTGCACGCCACCAGGGTGCCCCTGGACCCGGTGGAGGGATTTCAGCGCCGCGTGAAAACAAAAGAGGCCGAAACGGTTTCCCGCTTCGGCCTCAGGCTCGAATTCAAACGGCTTGCGGACTCACTCACGCGTACTCGCGGTTCTTGATGATCCCCGGCAGCGGAATCGGATACTTGCCGTTCGGGTCGGCCATCAGCGGCGAGTCCGAGGTCAGCGTCAGCTTGTCGATCTCCGGGGCGAACTCATGGTCGCCGTGCAGGAAGTCGTCGAGCGAGATCTCCTGGCCGGTGTGGGCGGCCATGCGGCCCAGCGACGTCACCGCGCTCGCCATCACGCCCCGCTCGACTTCGTTGTAGGGCTTGTCGTTCTTGATCGCTTCGACGAGGTCGTCCCACTCGAGCTGGTACGGGTTCGTCTCCGGCTGCGGGTAAGCCCACTTGAGCTTGTCCTTCGACAGGTTGTGGCCGTCGTAGATCCGGCAGCGGCCCGGCACGTGGCCGGAGGTCGAGATCACGCCGACACCCTTGGAGCCGTGGGCGTAGCTGGCGAACTCGTTGTAGCAGCCCGGGACGGTCCGGCCTTCCATGTAGAACTTCGTCCCGTCCTTGAACGTGTACTCGATGGCGTAGGAGTCGAAGTTCTGGTCGACCATGTCCTCGCGGTAGTGCCGGCCGCCGACCGCCTGGGCCTTCACCGGCCACTCGTTCTTCATCCAGCAGACTTCGTCGATCGTGTGGATCAGGAAGTCGCTCACCGCGCCGCCGCTCAGCCACAGGAAGCCGTGGAAGTTGGCGATCTGCCACAGGAGCTCGCTCTTGTCCCCCTGCGGACGGGGCGGCACCGCGGCGGTGGCGGTCGGGCCGGCCATGCGGTAACCGCGGAGCAGGACCAGGTCGCCGATCTCGCCGTCCTGGATCCGCTTGTGCAGTTCCTGGCGGGCGCGGCAGTGGCGGACCATCAGGCCGACGGCGACCTTGAGGTTCTTCTCCTTGGCCTTCTTGTTCAGCTCCAGCATCCGGGCGCTCGTCGGAGCGTCGACGGTCACCGGCTTCTCCATGAAGACGTTGAGTCCCTTTTCGATGGCGTAGGTGTACTGGACCCAGCGGAAGCCCGGCGGGGTGGCGAGGATCACGATGTCCCCCGGCTTGAGGGCGTCCATCGCCTGCTTGTAGCCGTCAAAGCCGATGAACTTCCGTTCGGCCGGGACGTCGATATTGTCCTTCCCCTCGAAGGTCTTCTGGAGGTTGTCGTAGCTGTACTTCAGCTTGTCGGGATTGACGTCCGCCATCGCGACGAGCTTGAGGCCCCCCTCCTTGACCGAGAGGGCGTTGGTCGCCGCCCCGGTGCCGCGTCCGCCGCAGCCGACGAGGGCGACCCGGATGTTGCTGTTCTCGGCCGCGAACAGCCGGGCTCCGCCGGCGCCGAGCAGCGTGCTGGCGGCGGCGATCGACGTGGATTGCTTGAGGAACGTGCGACGCGAAGTGGTCATCAAGGGCTCCTGGCGGGAGGCTGAGGTCTAGGGACTTGTGAGGTCAAGGGTCTAGTGGACGAGGGTCTAGGGATCAGAGGGAGGAGAGCAATGGCCGGAGGTGAGAGGTCGGCCACTCTGGCGAGAGTCGCCTTTCTGCTCCCTAGACCCTCGTCCCCAGTCCCTGGACCACTACTCCGGCGGATCCTTCTGTTCCGGCTCGGTCTTCTCCCACTTGGCCGCCTTCTCCTCTTCGGAAGGCTCGACCAGCGGGCGGACGACGCGGAAGCCGACACTCAGGGCGTCGGTGTGGTACCAGATGCTGCGGGGGTTCTGCGGATCCTGATCGCTCCACTCCTCAGCCGAGGCCATGCGGGCGGCGCTGCGGAGATCGGCCGGCTCATGGTCCCAGCCGCCGCCGCGGACGACGCGGGGATAGACGGTCTTGGGAATCGCCAGTGGATTCTGGACGACCGTGCCGGACTGCGGCGCGGCGGCATAGAACTCGGGGATGTACTGGTCGAGGACCCATTCGGCGACGTTGCCGTGCATGTCGTAGAGGCCCCACGGGTTCGGCTTTTTGAGGCCGACCTTGGCGTACTGGCCGCCGCTGTTGCTGTTCTGCCAGGCGTAGTCGTCGAGCTTGTCCGGGTCGTTGCCGAAGCTGTAGGCGGTCGTCGTCCCGGCACGGCAGGCGTATTCCCATTCTGCCTCGGTCGGCAGGCGGTAGTAGCGGCCGGTCTTGGCGGAGAGCCACTTGCAGTAGGTCCGGGCGGCGTGCTGCGTCATGCAGATCGCCGGATGCTTTCCCTTCCCCATGCTGAAGCTCATGTCGGTATAGGGCTCCGTGGGACGGGTGACCGCATCGGCCACGGCGTCGCGCGGGGACGGCTGGAGCTTCGTGAACTTGCGGCGGAGGATGTCGATCTCCTCGCCCCACACGTCATAGGCTTCCCAGGTCAGCTCGTACTTCCCCATCCAGAACGGGGCGATCTCGACGTCGTGCTGCGGGCCTTCGTCGTCCTTGCGCTCTTCTTCGGTCTTCGAGCTCCCCATCAGGAACTTGCCCCCCTTGATGGGGACCATCTCGATGTTGACGCCGGCGTGCTCCAGGACCTCCTTGTACTCCTTCATCTCGTCCTGAGTCTGGGCGTCCACGTTCGGAAGCTTGAGCGGAATGGGCCGGGCCGGGCCGTCGGCGGAGGCCGAGGCGACCAGACCGGCGAAGCTCAGAACGAAGAACGCCGGCCAGCGAAGCGGGTGCCGGCCGGAAGCGGGAGCGAGCGGGGTGGGGAGCGCGACCATTGTGGAGCGGAGACCTGTCGGGGACAGGAGTTGTGGAGGAAGAAACGGGCCGTCGATGCTACAGCGGCGCGTGGAAAATGTCTCGCGAAGGATCAGGGAACTTGGATGGAGATCACGTAACCTTGGGGGGGAAGCACGCCGCCGGCCGCCCTCTACTGCGGGCTTGCGAGCGGAGAGAGTGGGGATGCAGGGGGACTCTCCTGATTGGTGACCGTCCCTCGCTGGAGACGCCTCCACGAGGAAACGGTCCAGGCCACCAGACGTTTCCGGTCCCCACCAGCCACCGGACGAAATCCGCACACACGCTCACGTTTGGTTCACAATCCTTGTTAAGATGAGGCTTTCGAAATTCCGGGGAGTCGGCGGCGGATGAGATTCGAGGCAGTAGGCTGTCGGCAGGCTGCCGGAGAACGGACCAGTCCGTTGCGGATCGGAACATGGCTGCAGGCCGTCGCCGTCGCGATCCTGGGGCTGGTGCTGTCCGGCTGCGGCGGGTCATCCGCTGACCGGGACTTCGGCGGCGCGCTGACGATCAAGCTGGGTGACGAAGGGCGGGTCCAGGTCGGCGAGTGGAATCCGATCTCGATCCAGGCGGCCAAGCCCCCGGCGAAGGCGGTCCACCCGGAGGTGATCGCGGCCGATCCCGACGGTCTGCCGGTCCGCTTCCTGTTGCCGGACTTCAAGGATGGCGTCTCGCGGGGACGGTTCCTGATCGGCCAGATCAGCAGTCCGATCCGCGTCGAATTCGTGCCGTCCGAAACGCCGGATGCGGCACCGATCCATACGGTGACTCTGTCGGAACGCAATTCCGACCTGCGGTTCCTGAAGCCCGACGTCCGGCTGTGGGGGATCTTTGAGCCCGACACGGGCCTCCGGTCGGCCATCGATAAGTTCGTCGAGGAACTCCGAGACGCCAAGGGGGCCGATGCGAGCTCTCCCGTGGAAGTCCGTTCGGTCTCGCCGACGCAGCCGGGGGACTTCGACGGACTCGACGCCCTGTTCGTCGGTGCCGACACGTTGCGGAATCTCGCGTACGGCGCGGGGCAGACCGGGGACGCTCTCAAGTCGTGGCTGGCCCGCGGCGGCCAGCTTGAGGTCATCGCCCGCGGGGCGCCGGCCGATTACGACGCCCCCGCGGTCAAGGACTGGTTTCCGATTCAGGTCGACGCGCAATCGGCCCCGATCCGCTTTCGCGACCTCGTGATCCTCAGCCAGGGGGTCAACCGCGGCCTCCTGAGAACGCCCCGCGAGGGAACCCCCGGCGTGCGGATGACCGCATCCACGGGACGGGTCCTGGCGACGAGCCTGGATGGCGACCTCCTGATGCGGGCCCCCTACGGACAGGGGAGCGTCACGATGCTGGCGATCAACTCCGACGAGCCTCCGCTGCGGGACTGGGACGGACTCCCGGCTCTGCTCGCCGGGCAGGTCGACTACGACGTGAAGCGCGAAACCGCCCGGCAGCGGACGAACCTCAACCCGACCGGCATCTCCGATCTCCAGACCCAGGTCCTCCGGACCACGAACCAGTTCCCCGAAGTCAGCCGCCCCTCCTACTGGAGTTCGCTGGGGCTGATCGTGGTGGCATTCCTGGTGATCGGCCCGGTCGACTACTTCCTCGTCCATCACCTGCTGCGGCGGCCGCACTGGACCTGGTTCACCCTGACCGCCTGGGTCGCGCTGCTGACCTTCGTCGGCGTTTCGTACGCCAACCGGACGAGCGGCACCGTTCCGCTGGCCAACCAGGTCGAGATCGTCGACATCGACGAGACGCTCCATCGCGTTCACGCCCGGAGCTGGTTCACGCTCTACAGTCCCGAGAGCCAGCGGGTCGACATCACGGTCGATCCGGACAAGACGTGGCCGGTCCGCGATATCCGGGACCGGGAAGTTCGCTGGTCCGGCCGGCCGGAGGCGGGCTTTCGGGGGATGCACCGTCCCGGCGGACTGAGCAGCGGCGAGGCGGGCTACACGCTCCGCGAAGGATCGGACGGCGCGTCGATGATCGAGGCGTTCCCGCTGCGGGCGGGGTCGACCTGCGACATCGAGTCCTCCTGGAGCGGCACCCTGGACGAAGCCCAGGTCGCCGGTGAGCTGGAAGGGGACCTCAAGAGCCGCTTCCAGGGGCAGTTCAAGGTCAACCTCCCGGGGCCGCTGACGGACTGGTTCATCGCCTACGGGCGGTTCGCCTACCACGCCCCGCTCGAGCGGCGGGCGTTCGGGATCATGACCCTCAAGCCGGGGACCTGCGTCGACATCAAGGACCTGCAGGCCAAGATGCTCGGCGACTACCTGACCGGCGTGATCTCGACCTCGCAGTTCCGCAAGAACCGGGTCGACAGCGACTACGTCTTCACCCGCGAGACCTACGACCCGACCGGCATCGAGCCGTACGACATCTTCAAGATGATCTCCTTCTACCGGGCCGCCGGCGGGAAGAACTTCGTCACGCTCACCAACGGGCCAGTCATGGGCCTGGACCGTTCCGGCGTCGTGTCGAACGGGCATGCGGTCCTTTTCGGGCGGTTGGAGATCCCGGCCTCGCAACTGACCGTCAAGGACGCCTCCCCCAAGCTCACGGCGGAGACGTTCGTCCGTGTCGTCCTCCCGGTCCGCCAGATCGAGACCGACTTTTCGTTCCCCGCCCCCCCCAAGTAGTCATCCGCGGCGCGCACCCGCGCCGTGCCGAGGCGTTCCGTGATCGAGACCCGAAAACTGACGAAGCGTTACGGCAACCTGATTGCCGCCAACGAGATCAACCTGAGCCTCAAGGAAGGGGACGTCTTCGGCTTCATCGGCCCCAACGGGTCGGGGAAGACGACGACGATGCGGATGATCGCCACGCTCCTCCAGCCGGACTATGGCGAGTGCTACGTCTGCGGGGAGTCGATCTACTCCGACCCCGCCAAGATCCGCCGGCTCGTCGGCTACATGCCCGACCTGTTCGGCGTGTACGACGATATGACGGTCATCGAGTACCTGGAGTTCTTTGCCGCCACCTACCGGATCAACGGACCGTCGCGGCGGAAGGTGTGCGAGGAGAAACTGGAGCTGGTCGACCTGTCGTTCAAGCGGGACGCCATGGTGAACCAGCTCTCCCGCGGACAGACGCAGCGGGCGGGGCTGGCCCGGACGCTGCTCCACGATCCGCAGGTGCTGCTGCTCGACGAACCGGCGAGCGGTCTCGACCCGCGGGCCCGGATCGAGATCCGTCAGCTGCTGAAGCGGCTGGGGGAGATGAAGAAGACCGTCATCGTTTCCAGCCACATTCTTCCCGAGCTGGCGGACGTCTGTACCCGCGTCGGGATGATCGAGAAGGGGATCATGGTCGCGGACGGCTATGTCCATGAGATCATGGCCCAGGCCCGCCGGGCGATCTGTCTCGACATCGAAGTGACCGAGCGGCCGGAAGCGGCGGCGAAGCTGATTGAGCAGCACGGCGAGATCGAGTCCGTGACGATGAAGGGGCAGCGGATTGTCGTGGCGCTCAAGAAGGACGTCCTTGACTACAGCTTCCTTCCGACGCTCCTTCTGGAAGCGGGCTTCCGCCTGAAGATGTTCCGCGAGGAAGAAGTGAACCTCGAAACCGCGTTCATGGAACTGACGAAGGGGAAGCAGCAGTAGTGCGGGAGGGAGGATCCGGGGTGCTCCCCTGCGGATCGACGCTTCCTTCCCTGAGGCATCTTCCTATCCTGAGTCCTGACTCCTGACTCCTCGATCCTTCCTTCGTGCTCCTCCCCATGTCCGCCGTCACTCCCACCAACATTCGCGCCCTCA of Planctomyces sp. SH-PL14 contains these proteins:
- a CDS encoding transaldolase family protein produces the protein MTPLESLISSGTKLWLDSIDPDLVEENRKFGATGATSNPIIVADLVKTGRFDGEITRLINANLNDEEIAWKLTDKFVRDAQSVFAEVHRVTNGNDGYVSFELDPLLEDVDCPLTTEQRAEQYIELGKKWAAGHTNRMIKVPATPAGLAALEGLSAAGITLNVTLIFSSRQYHAAREAVWRGAQKRANPKTLKSVYSIFVSRIDVYTAKHAPTLSAEAQGLVGIVNAQRIWQDNQQWWKDKSLPLQQEMIFASTGTKDPKLPPDKYVAALAGSDIQTNPPATNAAVQKLEGKRYTKQVDKLPPASVLKDIDAKVDFEHLEKTLMEEGLQKFSDPQKALIKLIQGKRSTTETKVFTSPILDA
- a CDS encoding RNA-binding S4 domain-containing protein, translating into MTDEGAASGEPLRLDQFLKLSGVVDSGGHAKVLIQSGEVKVNGETETRRRRKLAGGETVELGGKRMTVPPQPL
- a CDS encoding Gfo/Idh/MocA family protein, which produces MTTSRRTFLKQSTSIAAASTLLGAGGARLFAAENSNIRVALVGCGGRGTGAATNALSVKEGGLKLVAMADVNPDKLKYSYDNLQKTFEGKDNIDVPAERKFIGFDGYKQAMDALKPGDIVILATPPGFRWVQYTYAIEKGLNVFMEKPVTVDAPTSARMLELNKKAKEKNLKVAVGLMVRHCRARQELHKRIQDGEIGDLVLLRGYRMAGPTATAAVPPRPQGDKSELLWQIANFHGFLWLSGGAVSDFLIHTIDEVCWMKNEWPVKAQAVGGRHYREDMVDQNFDSYAIEYTFKDGTKFYMEGRTVPGCYNEFASYAHGSKGVGVISTSGHVPGRCRIYDGHNLSKDKLKWAYPQPETNPYQLEWDDLVEAIKNDKPYNEVERGVMASAVTSLGRMAAHTGQEISLDDFLHGDHEFAPEIDKLTLTSDSPLMADPNGKYPIPLPGIIKNREYA
- a CDS encoding formylglycine-generating enzyme family protein — protein: MVALPTPLAPASGRHPLRWPAFFVLSFAGLVASASADGPARPIPLKLPNVDAQTQDEMKEYKEVLEHAGVNIEMVPIKGGKFLMGSSKTEEERKDDEGPQHDVEIAPFWMGKYELTWEAYDVWGEEIDILRRKFTKLQPSPRDAVADAVTRPTEPYTDMSFSMGKGKHPAICMTQHAARTYCKWLSAKTGRYYRLPTEAEWEYACRAGTTTAYSFGNDPDKLDDYAWQNSNSGGQYAKVGLKKPNPWGLYDMHGNVAEWVLDQYIPEFYAAAPQSGTVVQNPLAIPKTVYPRVVRGGGWDHEPADLRSAARMASAEEWSDQDPQNPRSIWYHTDALSVGFRVVRPLVEPSEEEKAAKWEKTEPEQKDPPE
- a CDS encoding ABC transporter ATP-binding protein, encoding MIETRKLTKRYGNLIAANEINLSLKEGDVFGFIGPNGSGKTTTMRMIATLLQPDYGECYVCGESIYSDPAKIRRLVGYMPDLFGVYDDMTVIEYLEFFAATYRINGPSRRKVCEEKLELVDLSFKRDAMVNQLSRGQTQRAGLARTLLHDPQVLLLDEPASGLDPRARIEIRQLLKRLGEMKKTVIVSSHILPELADVCTRVGMIEKGIMVADGYVHEIMAQARRAICLDIEVTERPEAAAKLIEQHGEIESVTMKGQRIVVALKKDVLDYSFLPTLLLEAGFRLKMFREEEVNLETAFMELTKGKQQ